TCCCTTGAGCTTACATGGAGCTTGTCTTTCATGTCCTGGAAACAATAACCAGCAAAATAAGATGTAACTGCAGTCTGTTTTGCTAATttgtacaaacacacatccatctCTCACTGAGGTTTGAATAGTGATTTCAGTTTGAGTTGACATGTCTAATATCTGActctggtttgttttgtctcctcCAGCCGTAAAGATCAAGAAGAACAAGGACAATGTTAAATTCAAGGTGCGCTGCAGCAGGTACCTGTACACCCTGGTCATCACAGACAAGGAGAAGGCTGAGAAGCTCAAGCAGTCCCTGCCCCCAGGTCAGTATTATTAACGAGAAGCCGACTTGTGATGTGACGTACAACTGAGATAAAGGCAGTCTCGGTTCAAACACGTTCGTTAGTGACACAGTGCATGGGGTTTTTGCATCTAAATGATGTATACTTGACTTTGAACAGAGTCTCAGATGAGTCCCTTATTAAGAAGTTTGAGTCTTTGCTGGCTCTAATTAAAGGCACCCTGTGGAGTTTTGGATCACTTGTGGTTTGGAGCATGTTTCTGTGAGTGGGTCCCTCACACAGGGCTGCTGTGACATATTTCTTTAGGCTGCAGAGGACGGCTGTGATGGTAGTGAAGCACTGTGAACCAAAGCAGTGTGCTCGTAATGAAAGCACTGGTACTGATGGAAATGAGGAAGGAGCTGCAGCATTCAGAGACACACGGCAGATGTTTTACAACGTGGAGAATAAATGCAGCGTCTTTATTTGGCCTGAGAAACAAACGGTACATTTAGTTTAGAAATGACTGTATAATCTCTAGTTCTAAACAAGCGTCCAGACGAGGAAGATAACAGCAGGTCTTCATGTAAACTGTGTGACACAAAGCATAATTGCAGACTCTGTTACCAAGGTAGTTTATAGCAAAACGGTTAGAGGCTCATGAAGTCGTCTAAAGAGCAGAGTACTGTCAACATGACAAGTGTTAATTATAATCATCTCACAGCGTATAACAACAAGGCTCACTGATGAAGAGAAACTGTATCAACCATTTGAAAATGACATTATACTTAGTGCAGACTAACATTTATTACTGCTGTGCGCCTGATGTCACTCGTCTTGTGGTGAAGGCTGCAGTTCTCCTCATTTCTGTTGGATCTTATCGCTGATTATTTGTGTTTAAAGGGCACCTGTAAAAGAGCAGTGACAAAAGACCATCTCCCGATTTAACTTGTGGTGTTTAGGTTGCTGATTACATTAAAGTTCAACAGTGAAGAGATGAAGATAGTTTGTAGGCATCCAAACTTTCCTCTACTTTAAAAATCAGATTACTGAAGCGTTGTGCTTCTGATGAGTGAAGCTCTGCACATTTGTGTAGATAAAACATACAGTTGCTTTCAGTTGCGATACGCTAACCTCTGTAAATACAACTAGTCTACTTTGACTGCATGAATGTGATTATATTGAAATCGTCCATTAAGTTGCcgttaattaaaaacacatttttcagtaGTAGCCTCCGTGTTGAAGGATTTGAACAAACTCTCAAGTTTctcagaaacattttaatggtGACATTGAGTTTGTCAGATGTTCAGTCGAGGCGGATGTCCTGATGGTGAAGTCGGTGTTAATTCTATATTCTTATCAAGAGATTGTGAAACACGTGTTTATAACAAAGACTCCAGAGTTCACATGTATCCTGGAAACTCTCAAACATTCGGCCAGTTTTCTGGTTGGGAAATTAAGATGCAGCATAATGTCCTGGACAATCTTGTTGTCTTGGAACATTATTCAAACAGTATGATACACTGTGTAGGATTTctagatttatttttcttgatagaaacccttttttttcccttcttacgagatttgtatttgtctttatatttactGTTGCTTTTGATTCAAGCAAAACGTCCAGCAGcctttttgtttctggtgtTCAGGCATAGTGAATACATTTACTCACAAGAGAAAAGGACAATGGTtataaatacagaaacattaaTGTATGGCTGCACTCCCATCTGTCCTACCAGCTATATCATAACTGAAGATATCCTCACAACATGCTAATAAAGTTGACGCCTACATTGATACGAGGAGAAACAAGTTGAAGTCTGTGCTGGTGTGAAGTTTGTCAGTGAATATTTTctaacctctctctctctctctgtctctgcaggtctGTCTGTGAAGGAGCTCAAGTAAATCCGTGATGTACAGAGaattgtaataaaaaattggaaaacatttatttgtcttGTGTCTTCTGTGTTGTCTCACCAAGAAGCAAACATGATGGAAAAAATGATTTGTATTATGAAGCATTGATCGGTGTGTACATGGTGTGTTTATACATCTGTCCACCAGATGTCAGACTAGAGCTTTAATAAGAGAAATCCACAGAACACACTGATGAGATATGAAATGTGGacgtgtgtttacatgtgtgggATTTGAACGACTTGTTTTCAAGTAACTTCCTTGTTTACCTGTTAGTCCAGTAGGTGGTTTCTGTATGTTAAGCTGATTATTTCTGACAATATCAATGTAAGTGTGGTCACTTGCAGATTAATCCTGTAGAACTGTGTAACCGCTTTACAACatgcagtttaaaaacaatAGTTCAGAGACATCCAGGGAACCAAACTGGAGTACgtgtaaataacatttaaatgaagaTAAAGCTACATGAAGACATTAAACAAGGAGAAGACAGAGTGAAAATTAGAAAAATGAATGAGGACAGTTGGGTTAAGTATAGATGAGAATATAGACCTTattaaaggtttaaaaattaactgaaatgtatttttttgttactaatttaaatgtatgttgtAAAAGGTTAACAGATATAAAACTAAAAGACAAAAGCAACTTTACAACAGGTAAAAACTGAAATCAAGTTAGGTCAGAAAGAGTGAACAGATCTGAAGCCTGTGTTCAGACACATTTAACCTGCttgtaattattttaaaatccATTTCACTCATActtgacataaataaatacatttagttCATTAAAGACGGGACAGTGCAACACTAAACGCatgaaaaaccaaaacaacagtTCCTACCTGTTGTCACCGGGTGTTACA
Above is a genomic segment from Sparus aurata chromosome 20, fSpaAur1.1, whole genome shotgun sequence containing:
- the rpl38 gene encoding large ribosomal subunit protein eL38; this translates as MPRKIEEIKDFLLTARRKDAKSVKIKKNKDNVKFKVRCSRYLYTLVITDKEKAEKLKQSLPPGLSVKELK